The following are encoded together in the Triticum dicoccoides isolate Atlit2015 ecotype Zavitan chromosome 6B, WEW_v2.0, whole genome shotgun sequence genome:
- the LOC119320683 gene encoding receptor-like protein EIX2, whose amino-acid sequence MAKAPMDTLQLSCIQITIALLLFTQAKSTTEETSALRPNDIVTSCIAGERSALLAFRAGLSDPGNLLSSWKGDDCCRWKGVYCSNRTGHVVMLDHGGPDFYEGCDESSWVLAGNISSSLLGLQHLRYLDLRCNEFLQIQIPEFMGSLHQLRYLDLSKSLFVGRIPPQLGNLSNLQYLNLDNSYRCPFCTYSKDITWLSRLTSLEHLDMTYVNLSTIVHWVPVVNMLPTLEVLRLPFCELGSSPDSLLLSNLTSLETLDLSENNFHKHSRPNWFWDVSSLKHLNISANDFYGPFPDEIGNMTSIVELGLSNNNLVGMIPSSMKNLCNLELLGFPYNNINGSIQELFNRLPSCSQNKLQQLDASYCSLTGSLPTTPVDSISNLSQLVLSNNRLSGHVPVWLGELTNLAMLNLSSNNLVGVIHEEHLSRLEMLYTLDLSDTSIAITVSPTWVPPFSLREIYLRSCQLGPKFPAWLRWQKQVRGLDISNTSISDMVPEWFWKSASSARFLNIRDNQIKGVLPSTMQSMHAQEMDFSSNQLGGPIPKLPFNLMGLDLSRNNIVGPLPSDFGAPLLQTLALYDNMISGAIPSSLCKLQLLQLLDLSRNNLNGSITDCLVNESSTDMTDLSIINLSFGNNNLSGEFPSLIQKCPKLIFLDLGHNEFSGALPTWIGEKLPSLSFLRLRSNMFYGHIPVELTKLVNLQYLDLAYNNISGSIPRSIGNCTGMRQARGNSDNLRYALHNLFQLGENSLVDYTENLTVLTKEIPEEIGTLIELKNLNLSWNNFNGKIFENVGALMQVESLDLSYNNLSGEIPSSLSALTSLSRLNLSYNNLRGKIPTGNQLQTLEDPASIYIGNPGLCGPPLLRNCSSKPEPIPGEYHGVAIGDVVSFFLAMGSGYVMGLWVVFCTFLFKRRWRVAWYSLCDSLYDRVYVQVAVTWASLRGKINGLVANDDDKLAADEADSDLDLAWKMFDLQEQIVGKNPDDAESSLVVVGIRMLPWLVSDGGNDLPLMGQRPSAPRMIY is encoded by the exons ATGGCAAAAGCACCCATGGACACGCTTCAACTCTCCTGCATCCAGATAACCATAGCCTTACTCTTGTTTACTCAAGCCAAGAGCACCACAGAGGAGACATCTGCCCTGCGTCCAAATGATATTGTCACCAGTTGTATTGCTGGTGAGAGGTCTGCCCTTCTTGCCTTCAGGGCAGGTCTATCAGACCCTGGCAACCTCCTTTCATCTTGGAAGGGTGACGACTGCTGCCGGTGGAAGGGCGTCTACTGCAGCAACAGAACCGGCCATGTTGTCATGCTCGATCACGGAGGCCCTGATTTCTACGAAGGCTGTGATGAGAGTAGTTGGGTGCTAGCAGGCAACATAAGCTCCTCGTTGCTTGGTTTACAGCATCTACGCTATCTCGACCTCAGGTGTAACGAGTTTCTCCAGATACAAATACCGGAGTTCATGGGTTCTCTCCATCAGCTGAGATATCTTGACCTATCAAAGTCACTGTTTGTTGGAAGGATACCACCACAGCTGGGTAATCTCTCCAACTTACAGTACTTAAATCTTGATAACTCATACCGTTGTCCTTTCTGCACGTACTCCAAGGATATCACGTGGCTATCACGGTTAACTTCCCTTGAGCACCTGGATATGACCTACGTGAACCTCAGTACAATTGTTCACTGGGTTCCGGTGGTGAACATGCTTCCAACTCTGGAAGTTCTTCGTCTCCCCTTTTGCGAGCTTGGAAGTAGCCCTGATTCTCTTTTGCTCTCAAACCTGACATCTCTTGAAACACTCGACCTTTCAGAAAACAACTTCCATAAGCATAGCAGGCCCAACTGGTTTTGGGATGTAAGTAGCCTCAAGCATCTAAATATCTCGGCCAATGATTTCTATGGCCCATTTCCGGATGAGATAGGTAATATGACCTCCATTGTGGAGCTTGGTTTATCAAATAATAACCTTGTGGGTATGATACCTTCCAGTATGAAGAACCTATGTAATTTGGAGTTATTAGGATTTCCATACAACAATATCAATGGGAGTATACAAGAATTATTCAATCGATTGCCTAGTTGTtcacagaataaactacaacaattaGATGCATCATACTGCAGTCTGACTGGAAGCCTGCCAACTACACCAGTAGATTCCATAAGCAACCTCAGCCAGCTAGTCCTCTCTAACAACAGACTCAGTGGTCATGTGCCGGTGTGGTTAGGGGAGCTCACAAATCTAGCAATGTTGAACCTTAGCTCCAACAACCTGGTTGGGGTCatacatgaggaacatttatcACGTCTAGAGATGTTATACACATTGGATTTGTCAGATACCTCCATTGCCATCACAGTTAGTCCAACTTGGGTTCCTCCTTTTAGTCTAAGAGAAATTTACCTTCGGTCCTGCCAGCTAGGGCCTAAATTTCCAGCGTGGCTTCGATGGCAAAAACAAGTAAGGGGTCTTGATATATCGAACACAAGCATCAGTGACATGGTACCGGAATGGTTTTGGAAATCAGCTTCATCGGCAAGGTTTCTCAATATTCGAGACAATCAGATTAAAGGAGTCCTCCCATCAACAATGCAATCTATGCATGCACAAGAAATGGATTTCAGTTCTAACCAGCTTGGTGGTCCAATACCTAAGCTTCCATTCAATCTAATGGGACTGGATCTCAGTCGGAACAATATAGTTGGACCACTGCCATCAGACTTTGGAGCCCCATTGCTTCAAACACTTGCTCTATACGACAACATGATCTCTGGCGCCATTCCATCTTCTTTGTGCAAGTTGCAATTATTGCAGCTGTTAGATCTATCAAGAAATAATCTCAATGGGTCAATTACTGATTGCCTAGTCAATGAATCCAGCACAGACATGACAGACCTGAGCATCATTAATCTAAGTTTCGGAAACAACAACCTCTCGGGTGAATTTCCTTCACTCATACAAAAATGCCCCAAACTCATCTTTCTTGATCTCGGACATAATGAATTCTCTGGGGCTTTACCAACCTGGATTGGGGAAAAGCTACCGTCTTTGTCATTCTTACGACTGAGATCCAATATGTTTTATGGTCACATTCCAGTAGAGCTTACGAAGCTTGTTAATCTACAATATTTGGACCTTGCATACAACAATATATCAGGGAGCATACCGAGATCAATTGGTAATTGCACAGGCATGAGACAAGCAAGAGGCAACTCTGATAATCTTCGGTATGCCTTGCATAATTTGTTCCAGCTTGGTGAAAATAGTCTAGTTGACTATACTGAGAATTTGACAGTACTCACGAAAG AGATTCCTGAAGAAATCGGCACTCTTATAGAATTGAAGAACCTGAACTTATCATGGAACAACTTCAATGGAAAAATATTTGAGAATGTTGGTGCCTTAATGCAAGTGGAGTCACTCGACCTATCATACAACAATTTGTCTGGTGAAATCCCTTCAAGCTTATCGGCTCTCACATCATTGAGTCGCCTGAACCTGTCCTACAACAATCTGAGAGGAAAGATACCAACTGGAAATCAACTGCAAACACTTGAAGACCCAGCATCTATTTATATTGGCAACCCGGGCCTCTGCGGTCCTCCTCTCTTGCGAAATTGTTCGTCAAAGCCTGAGCCAATTCCAGGAGAATATCATGGAGTTGCAATTGGCGACGTGGTTTCGTTTTTCCTCGCCATGGGCTCTGGATATGTGATGGGTCTCTGGGTGGTTTTCTGCACCTTCTTGTTCAAGAGGAGATGGAGAGTTGCTTGGTACTCGCTCTGCGACAGCTTGTATGACCGGGTTTATGTGCAAGTGGCTGTTACCTGGGCTTCCTTGAGAGGTAAAATTAATGGTT TGGTGGCAAATGATGATGATAAGTTGGCAGCTGATGAAGCTGATTCTGATCTGGATCTGGCCTGGAAAATGTTTGATTTGCAAGAGCAAATAGTTGGGAAGAACCCAGACGATGCTGAA TCTTCGCTTGTTGTTGTTGGGATTCGCATGCTCCCGTGGTTGGTCAGTGATGGAGGAAATGATCTGCCCTTGATGGGTCAGCGGCCGTCAGCACCCAGAATGATATACTGA